One Littorina saxatilis isolate snail1 linkage group LG14, US_GU_Lsax_2.0, whole genome shotgun sequence genomic region harbors:
- the LOC138946666 gene encoding poly(3-hydroxybutyrate) depolymerase-like isoform X1, producing the protein MAQSKLGGRDRQRSMKTQVYFVLCGFLLPIASTARLDPYNVDRHQISVSGISSGACMATQFHVVHSRDIMGVGMIAGAPYMCAEGSAITATSMCTKTPNYVSVSALQAITSSAAFVFNIDSTSHMKNDKVWIFSGTQDSVVNPGAGAKIRDYYSHYVTSGSIKTVFDVPAEHSMPTAAYGGQCDKLNSANYLNKCHYNAAFEMLNFIYGGHLRNPTTAKGSLIQFDQSDFFYFAPPITYSMDNKGYVYIPSGCQNKQTACKLHIAFHGCEMGQSRIGDAYVRHAGYNEVGEANNIIILYPQAVSTLTNPHSCWDWWGYTGYTYATSSGFQITAVYRMMDRVIR; encoded by the exons atggctcagag TAAGTTAGGAGGACGAGACAGACAGCGTTCGATGAAGACACAAGTCTactttgttttgtgtggatTTCTTCTGCCCATAGCTTCTACTGCACGTCTCG ATCCGTACAATGTGGATAGACACCAAATCTCGGTGTCGGGGATCTCGTCAGGAGCGTGCATGGCCACCCAGTTCCACGTGGTTCATTCTCGTGACATCATGGGAGTAGGGATGATCGCCGGAG CTCCCTACATGTGTGCGGAGGGAAGTGCTATCACTGCAACGAGCATGTGCACAAAAACTCCCAACTACGTGTCAGTCTCGGCCCTACAGGCGATAACCTCTTCCGCCGCTTTCGTTTTCAACATAGACTCGACCAGCCACATGAAAAACGACAAGGTCTGGATCTTCTCCGGGACCCAGGATTCCGTTGTCAACCCAG GGGCAGGTGCGAAAATACGGGATTACTATAGCCATTACGTCACATCCGGTTCCATAAAAACTGTCTTCGATGTCCCTGCCGAGCATTCTATG cCTACAGCCGCATACGGGGGTCAGTGCGACAAACTGAACTCTGCCAACTATCTCAACAAATGTCACTACAATGCTGCCTTCGAGATGCTTAACTTCATCTACGGTGGACACCTTCGT AATCCTACCACTGCCAAGGGTTCA CTGATCCAGTTCGACCAGAGCGACTTCTTTTACTTCGCCCCTCCCATCACGTACAGCATGGATAATAAAGGATACGTCTACATCCCGTCTGGCTGCCAAAACAAGCAGACAG CATGCAAGCTGCACATTGCATTCCATGGATGCGAGATGGGACA GTCACGTATAGGCGACGCGTACGTGCGTCACGCTGGCTATAATGAGGTGGGCGAGGCCAACAACATCATTATCCTCTACCCTCAGGCCGTCAGCACGCTCACCAACCCTCACAGCTGCTGGGATTGGTGGGGATACACTGGGTATACCTACG CAACGTCGTCCGGCTTCCAAATCACGGCAGTCTACCGAATGATGGATCGTGTCATCCGCTGA
- the LOC138946666 gene encoding poly(3-hydroxybutyrate) depolymerase-like isoform X2: MKTQVYFVLCGFLLPIASTARLDPYNVDRHQISVSGISSGACMATQFHVVHSRDIMGVGMIAGAPYMCAEGSAITATSMCTKTPNYVSVSALQAITSSAAFVFNIDSTSHMKNDKVWIFSGTQDSVVNPGAGAKIRDYYSHYVTSGSIKTVFDVPAEHSMPTAAYGGQCDKLNSANYLNKCHYNAAFEMLNFIYGGHLRNPTTAKGSLIQFDQSDFFYFAPPITYSMDNKGYVYIPSGCQNKQTACKLHIAFHGCEMGQSRIGDAYVRHAGYNEVGEANNIIILYPQAVSTLTNPHSCWDWWGYTGYTYATSSGFQITAVYRMMDRVIR, from the exons ATGAAGACACAAGTCTactttgttttgtgtggatTTCTTCTGCCCATAGCTTCTACTGCACGTCTCG ATCCGTACAATGTGGATAGACACCAAATCTCGGTGTCGGGGATCTCGTCAGGAGCGTGCATGGCCACCCAGTTCCACGTGGTTCATTCTCGTGACATCATGGGAGTAGGGATGATCGCCGGAG CTCCCTACATGTGTGCGGAGGGAAGTGCTATCACTGCAACGAGCATGTGCACAAAAACTCCCAACTACGTGTCAGTCTCGGCCCTACAGGCGATAACCTCTTCCGCCGCTTTCGTTTTCAACATAGACTCGACCAGCCACATGAAAAACGACAAGGTCTGGATCTTCTCCGGGACCCAGGATTCCGTTGTCAACCCAG GGGCAGGTGCGAAAATACGGGATTACTATAGCCATTACGTCACATCCGGTTCCATAAAAACTGTCTTCGATGTCCCTGCCGAGCATTCTATG cCTACAGCCGCATACGGGGGTCAGTGCGACAAACTGAACTCTGCCAACTATCTCAACAAATGTCACTACAATGCTGCCTTCGAGATGCTTAACTTCATCTACGGTGGACACCTTCGT AATCCTACCACTGCCAAGGGTTCA CTGATCCAGTTCGACCAGAGCGACTTCTTTTACTTCGCCCCTCCCATCACGTACAGCATGGATAATAAAGGATACGTCTACATCCCGTCTGGCTGCCAAAACAAGCAGACAG CATGCAAGCTGCACATTGCATTCCATGGATGCGAGATGGGACA GTCACGTATAGGCGACGCGTACGTGCGTCACGCTGGCTATAATGAGGTGGGCGAGGCCAACAACATCATTATCCTCTACCCTCAGGCCGTCAGCACGCTCACCAACCCTCACAGCTGCTGGGATTGGTGGGGATACACTGGGTATACCTACG CAACGTCGTCCGGCTTCCAAATCACGGCAGTCTACCGAATGATGGATCGTGTCATCCGCTGA